The following proteins are co-located in the Lepisosteus oculatus isolate fLepOcu1 chromosome 9, fLepOcu1.hap2, whole genome shotgun sequence genome:
- the ncf2 gene encoding neutrophil cytosol factor 2 isoform X1 encodes MSLLDTIRQWDEGAAAVGRKDWATALKVFSDIVDKNSKIYFNIGILYLITKDLDAAEKAFDNSIRKDEHLAVAFFQRGITFYKQQKFEESLSDFKKAFTELRGNQLIDYKLLGLRFKLYGCEVLHNVALAHAQLGQWEKAEENLHAALNLKTEAKHSLIDRALESILKHKLFDIVEAHAGEVFRPNKQHVAELEKKDYLGKATVVASIIPKDDFSGFAPLQPQVQEVPSRTKAPETLRALEGEPHRVRYEFIPETTDELPVQQGNIVFVLQKGADNWAKVFFNGKTGLVPYNFLEPVELTLSSRQEQQDVKQTDSIPAPPSGEAPVRPARGKVQDPSVPSRKEEKAGNKDEKSKEPMMCVVKVHATYTVAVSLKPGISYTAVLEAISEKLNQPRGTISLSYKKNGTERAKLDESEMENAWKEERNGHLTLWCELTENIEMAPKDESPQVVAIYSYEASEPEDLQFNSGDVITVISKVNEEWFEGKCKGKVGIFPAAFVKDYKNKG; translated from the exons ATGTCGCTGTTGGACACCATCCGACAGTGGGATGAAGGAGCGGCCGCAGTGGGCAGAAAGGATTGGGCTACAGCTCTGAAAGTCTTCTCTGATATCGTGGACAAAAACTCCAAAATATACTTCAACATTGGCATCCTTTATTTGATTACTAAAGACCTGGATGCAGCAGAGAAG GCTTTTGACAACAGCATCAGGAAGGATGAACACTTGGCTGTAGCCTTTTTTCAAAGGGGGATAACATTTTACAAACAGCAAAA GTTTGAAGAATCTTtaagtgattttaaaaaagccttCACAGAGCTACGTGGAAATCAGCTGATTGACTACAAGCTGCTTGGCCTCAGATTTAAGCTGTATGGCTGTGAG GTCCTTCACAATGTAGCCCTGGCCCATGCACAGTTAGGACAATGGGAAAAGGCAGAGGAGAATCTGCACGCTGCACTCAACCTCAAGACAGAAGCTAAGCACAGTCTCATTGATCGGGCACTGGAGTCCATTCTG AAACACAAGCTGTTTGACATTGTGGAGGCCCATGCGGGTGAAGTTTTCAGACCGAACAAGCAACATGTTGCAGAGCTAGAGAAGAAGGACTACCTGGGAAAGGCCACA GTTGTAGCATCCATCATTCCCAAAGACGATTTCTCTGGATTTGCTCCTCTCCAGCCACAG GTACAGGAAGTTCCGTCCAGGACCAAAGCTCCTGAAACTCTGAG AGCCCTGGAAGGGGAGCCTCATCGTGTGCGCTATGAGTTCATCCCAGAGACCACAGACGAGCTTCCTGTGCAGCAGGGGAACATTGTCTTTGTCCTGCAGAAGGGGGCTGACAACTGGGCTAAGGTCTTCTTCAACGGCAAA ACAGGACTTGTTCCATACAATTTCCTGGAGCCAGTGGAATTAACACTATCATCCAGGCAAGAACAG CAGGATGTGAAGCAAACCGATAGTATTCCAGCGCCACCCAGTGGAGAAGCCCCTGTAAGACCTGCGAGGGGAAAAG tgcaGGATCCTTCTGTTCCAAGTCGTAAAGAGGAGAAAGCAGGCAACAAG GACGAAAAATCGAAGGAACCCATGATGTGTGTTGTGAAAGTACATGCCACATACACTGTGGCGGTTTCCTTGAAGCCAGGAATTTCCTACACTGCTGTTCTTGAGGCAATCAGCGAGAAACTGAACCAGCCCCGAGGTACAATATCTCTCAG TTACAAGAAAAATGGCACAGAGAGGGCGAAGCTGGATGAGTCTGAAATGGAAAACGCTTGGAAAGAAGAGAGGAACGGCCATCTAACTCTTTGGTGTGAACTAACAGAG AACATAGAGATGGCACCAAAAGATGAGTCTCCTCAAGTAGTAGCGATCTACTCCTATGAAGCCTCAGAACCAGAAGATCTGCAGTTTAACTCGGGCGACGTTATCACAGTTATTTCAAAAG TAAATGAAGAATGGTTTGAAGGCAAGTGCAAAGGAAAGGTGGGCATCTTCCCAGCTGCTTTTGTGAAAGATTACAAAAATAAAGGCTGA
- the ncf2 gene encoding neutrophil cytosol factor 2 isoform X2 produces the protein MSLLDTIRQWDEGAAAVGRKDWATALKVFSDIVDKNSKIYFNIGILYLITKDLDAAEKAFDNSIRKDEHLAVAFFQRGITFYKQQKFEESLSDFKKAFTELRGNQLIDYKLLGLRFKLYGCEVLHNVALAHAQLGQWEKAEENLHAALNLKTEAKHSLIDRALESILKHKLFDIVEAHAGEVFRPNKQHVAELEKKDYLGKATVVASIIPKDDFSGFAPLQPQVQEVPSRTKAPETLRALEGEPHRVRYEFIPETTDELPVQQGNIVFVLQKGADNWAKVFFNGKTGLVPYNFLEPVELTLSSRQEQDVKQTDSIPAPPSGEAPVRPARGKVQDPSVPSRKEEKAGNKDEKSKEPMMCVVKVHATYTVAVSLKPGISYTAVLEAISEKLNQPRGTISLSYKKNGTERAKLDESEMENAWKEERNGHLTLWCELTENIEMAPKDESPQVVAIYSYEASEPEDLQFNSGDVITVISKVNEEWFEGKCKGKVGIFPAAFVKDYKNKG, from the exons ATGTCGCTGTTGGACACCATCCGACAGTGGGATGAAGGAGCGGCCGCAGTGGGCAGAAAGGATTGGGCTACAGCTCTGAAAGTCTTCTCTGATATCGTGGACAAAAACTCCAAAATATACTTCAACATTGGCATCCTTTATTTGATTACTAAAGACCTGGATGCAGCAGAGAAG GCTTTTGACAACAGCATCAGGAAGGATGAACACTTGGCTGTAGCCTTTTTTCAAAGGGGGATAACATTTTACAAACAGCAAAA GTTTGAAGAATCTTtaagtgattttaaaaaagccttCACAGAGCTACGTGGAAATCAGCTGATTGACTACAAGCTGCTTGGCCTCAGATTTAAGCTGTATGGCTGTGAG GTCCTTCACAATGTAGCCCTGGCCCATGCACAGTTAGGACAATGGGAAAAGGCAGAGGAGAATCTGCACGCTGCACTCAACCTCAAGACAGAAGCTAAGCACAGTCTCATTGATCGGGCACTGGAGTCCATTCTG AAACACAAGCTGTTTGACATTGTGGAGGCCCATGCGGGTGAAGTTTTCAGACCGAACAAGCAACATGTTGCAGAGCTAGAGAAGAAGGACTACCTGGGAAAGGCCACA GTTGTAGCATCCATCATTCCCAAAGACGATTTCTCTGGATTTGCTCCTCTCCAGCCACAG GTACAGGAAGTTCCGTCCAGGACCAAAGCTCCTGAAACTCTGAG AGCCCTGGAAGGGGAGCCTCATCGTGTGCGCTATGAGTTCATCCCAGAGACCACAGACGAGCTTCCTGTGCAGCAGGGGAACATTGTCTTTGTCCTGCAGAAGGGGGCTGACAACTGGGCTAAGGTCTTCTTCAACGGCAAA ACAGGACTTGTTCCATACAATTTCCTGGAGCCAGTGGAATTAACACTATCATCCAGGCAAGAACAG GATGTGAAGCAAACCGATAGTATTCCAGCGCCACCCAGTGGAGAAGCCCCTGTAAGACCTGCGAGGGGAAAAG tgcaGGATCCTTCTGTTCCAAGTCGTAAAGAGGAGAAAGCAGGCAACAAG GACGAAAAATCGAAGGAACCCATGATGTGTGTTGTGAAAGTACATGCCACATACACTGTGGCGGTTTCCTTGAAGCCAGGAATTTCCTACACTGCTGTTCTTGAGGCAATCAGCGAGAAACTGAACCAGCCCCGAGGTACAATATCTCTCAG TTACAAGAAAAATGGCACAGAGAGGGCGAAGCTGGATGAGTCTGAAATGGAAAACGCTTGGAAAGAAGAGAGGAACGGCCATCTAACTCTTTGGTGTGAACTAACAGAG AACATAGAGATGGCACCAAAAGATGAGTCTCCTCAAGTAGTAGCGATCTACTCCTATGAAGCCTCAGAACCAGAAGATCTGCAGTTTAACTCGGGCGACGTTATCACAGTTATTTCAAAAG TAAATGAAGAATGGTTTGAAGGCAAGTGCAAAGGAAAGGTGGGCATCTTCCCAGCTGCTTTTGTGAAAGATTACAAAAATAAAGGCTGA